A window from Culex pipiens pallens isolate TS chromosome 3, TS_CPP_V2, whole genome shotgun sequence encodes these proteins:
- the LOC120413501 gene encoding uncharacterized protein LOC120413501 isoform X1, with protein sequence MENLHGIQLLLNAASQLEEEAVQPNETSIWEASFRNVIASTPRRDNPFGAFHENTHEVPVVRTMDELLLQPDLTMNETGMLVRTVDERLFRRNLFDSIENVSSCVNTGGPRLAVGGGAKVVDANQNEFVLPEKCETLERKNFSLRNDVLIAREYDSSLLVQTLDSSRTVPAARPNPTALDVTNHRLFRQSRSRLNASDQVPKHRVLQRRSRLARVNRQPLHDLTNQSVPAKKSKIAHACPQVGDKGQLRYRLQVELNIAAPSDEIGTGAQAQSSDDGNDSLQDELELADLSGVLGDLKRSQEGDEETPGDHLQVELRQADIVVPSGCRGNTKRAQEDDEETPGDHLQVELRQADIVVPSGGRGNTKRSQEGDDETPGDRLQVELRQGDPSGGRGNTKGSKEGDDETPGDHLQVELRQADIVVPSGGRGNTKRSQEGDEETPGDRVRVELRQDDTADPLGGLAADEQIIEDDDEADSDLLNDFTLDEYFEPFHNLSLIDDDQNAALDDSTDDDQVDRKPTRQFSLTKRNKALREKGLEYVRANGEKVAARQIRPPCGCRMGCQLKFTDEIRDRMLSKLLALKSSGQNQFLTSHIEVTFAAKHRVVNSQRKYTYLYFLPAVGGRVAVCKIMFAATFDLGKTKIRNLALNVL encoded by the exons atggAAAATCTACATGGAATACAGCTTCTACTGA ATGCAGCTTCACAGTTGGAGGAGGAAGCCGTCCAGCCAAATGAAACCTCCATTTGGGAGGCTTCTTTTCGGAATGTAATCGCTTCTACCCCACGACGGGATAATCCGTTCGGTGCGTTTCATGAAAATACCCATGAGGTCCCGGTCGTACGAACGATGGACGAGCTCTTGCTGCAACCTGATTTGACGATGAACGAGACTGGTATGCTGGTCAGAACTGTGGACGAACGCCTCTTCCGGAGGAATCTATTTGACAGCATTGAGAACGTTTCTTCGTGTGTCAACACTGGTGGGCCTCGTTTGGCGGTGGGTGGTGGCGCAAAAGTGGTTGATGCCAATCAAAATGAATTTGTCCTGCCCGAGAAATGTGAAACCTTAGAACGGAAAAACTTCTCGCTGCGGAACGATGTACTGATTGCTCGCGAGTATGATTCATCGTTGCTCGTCCAAACGTTGGACTCCTCAAGAACGGTTCCGGCAGCCAGACCCAATCCGACAGCACTTGACGTAACGAACCATCGCCTGTTTCGCCAGAGTAGATCACGCCTGAACGCTAGTGATCAGGTTCCTAAACATCGGGTTCTCCAGCGTCGTAGTCGTCTAGCCAGAGTGAACCGCCAGCCTCTCCACGACTTAACTAACCAGAGTGTTCCTGCAAAGAAATCCAAGATAGCTCACGCGTGTCCGCAAGTTGGTGACAAAGGGCAGCTGCGCTACCGGCTTCAGGTCGAGCTGAACATCGCAGCTCCATCGGACGAAATTGGAACTGGAGCTCAAGCCCAAAGCAGTGACGACGGAAACGACTCACTTCAGGACGAACTGGAACTTGCGGATCTGTCGGGTGTCCTTGGCGATCTGAAGCGTTCGCAAGAAGGTGACGAAGAGACGCCGGGCGACCATCTTCAGGTCGAGCTGCGTCAGGCGGATATTGTGGTTCCGTCGGGTTGCCGCGGCAACACGAAGCGTGCGCAAGAAGATGACGAAGAGACGCCGGGCGACCACCTTCAGGTCGAGCTGCGTCAGGCGGATATTGTGGTTCCGTCGGGTGGCCGCGGCAATACGAAGCGTTCCCAAGAAGGTGACGATGAGACGCCGGGCGACCGTCTCCAGGTCGAGCTGCGTCAGGGTGACCCATCGGGCGGCCGCGGCAACACGAAGGGGTCCAAGGAAGGTGACGATGAGACGCCGGGCGACCATCTCCAGGTCGAGCTGCGTCAGGCGGATATTGTGGTTCCGTCGGGTGGCCGCGGCAACACGAAACGTTCCCAAGAAGGTGACGAAGAGACGCCGGGCGACCGTGTCCGGGTCGAGCTGCGTCAGGACGATACAGCAGATCCGTTGGGCGGATTGGCAGCCGATGAACAAATAATTGAAGATGACGACGAAGCTGATTCGGATCTGCTCAACGACTTTACGCTTGACGAATATTTTGAGCCATTCCACAATTTGAGCTTAATTGACGATGATCAGAACGCCGCTTTGGATG aTAGCACCGATGACGACCAAGTTGATCGCAAGCCTACTCGACAATTTTCTCTGACCAAAAGGAACAAGGCGCTAAGGGAGAAAGGCCTTGAGTATGTCCGTGCAAATGGTGAGAAGGTTGCTGCTAGACAGATTCGGCCACCTTGTGGCTGTCGGATGGGTTGCCAACTAAAATTCACCGACGAAATCCGTGACAGGATGCTATCCAAGCTGCTTGCACTGAAGTCATCTGgccaaaatcagtttttgaCCAGCCATATCGAGGTTACTTTTGCGGCAAAACATCGC GTCGTTAATTCGCAGCGAAAATAtacatatttgtattttttgccagCTGTCGGTGGAAGAGTAGCCGTATGCAAGATCATGTTTGCGGCAACCTTCGATCTCGGCAAGACCAAGATCAGAAATCTTGCGCTAAATGTGCTCTAA
- the LOC120413501 gene encoding uncharacterized protein LOC120413501 isoform X2, translating into MDELLLQPDLTMNETGMLVRTVDERLFRRNLFDSIENVSSCVNTGGPRLAVGGGAKVVDANQNEFVLPEKCETLERKNFSLRNDVLIAREYDSSLLVQTLDSSRTVPAARPNPTALDVTNHRLFRQSRSRLNASDQVPKHRVLQRRSRLARVNRQPLHDLTNQSVPAKKSKIAHACPQVGDKGQLRYRLQVELNIAAPSDEIGTGAQAQSSDDGNDSLQDELELADLSGVLGDLKRSQEGDEETPGDHLQVELRQADIVVPSGCRGNTKRAQEDDEETPGDHLQVELRQADIVVPSGGRGNTKRSQEGDDETPGDRLQVELRQGDPSGGRGNTKGSKEGDDETPGDHLQVELRQADIVVPSGGRGNTKRSQEGDEETPGDRVRVELRQDDTADPLGGLAADEQIIEDDDEADSDLLNDFTLDEYFEPFHNLSLIDDDQNAALDDSTDDDQVDRKPTRQFSLTKRNKALREKGLEYVRANGEKVAARQIRPPCGCRMGCQLKFTDEIRDRMLSKLLALKSSGQNQFLTSHIEVTFAAKHRVVNSQRKYTYLYFLPAVGGRVAVCKIMFAATFDLGKTKIRNLALNVL; encoded by the exons ATGGACGAGCTCTTGCTGCAACCTGATTTGACGATGAACGAGACTGGTATGCTGGTCAGAACTGTGGACGAACGCCTCTTCCGGAGGAATCTATTTGACAGCATTGAGAACGTTTCTTCGTGTGTCAACACTGGTGGGCCTCGTTTGGCGGTGGGTGGTGGCGCAAAAGTGGTTGATGCCAATCAAAATGAATTTGTCCTGCCCGAGAAATGTGAAACCTTAGAACGGAAAAACTTCTCGCTGCGGAACGATGTACTGATTGCTCGCGAGTATGATTCATCGTTGCTCGTCCAAACGTTGGACTCCTCAAGAACGGTTCCGGCAGCCAGACCCAATCCGACAGCACTTGACGTAACGAACCATCGCCTGTTTCGCCAGAGTAGATCACGCCTGAACGCTAGTGATCAGGTTCCTAAACATCGGGTTCTCCAGCGTCGTAGTCGTCTAGCCAGAGTGAACCGCCAGCCTCTCCACGACTTAACTAACCAGAGTGTTCCTGCAAAGAAATCCAAGATAGCTCACGCGTGTCCGCAAGTTGGTGACAAAGGGCAGCTGCGCTACCGGCTTCAGGTCGAGCTGAACATCGCAGCTCCATCGGACGAAATTGGAACTGGAGCTCAAGCCCAAAGCAGTGACGACGGAAACGACTCACTTCAGGACGAACTGGAACTTGCGGATCTGTCGGGTGTCCTTGGCGATCTGAAGCGTTCGCAAGAAGGTGACGAAGAGACGCCGGGCGACCATCTTCAGGTCGAGCTGCGTCAGGCGGATATTGTGGTTCCGTCGGGTTGCCGCGGCAACACGAAGCGTGCGCAAGAAGATGACGAAGAGACGCCGGGCGACCACCTTCAGGTCGAGCTGCGTCAGGCGGATATTGTGGTTCCGTCGGGTGGCCGCGGCAATACGAAGCGTTCCCAAGAAGGTGACGATGAGACGCCGGGCGACCGTCTCCAGGTCGAGCTGCGTCAGGGTGACCCATCGGGCGGCCGCGGCAACACGAAGGGGTCCAAGGAAGGTGACGATGAGACGCCGGGCGACCATCTCCAGGTCGAGCTGCGTCAGGCGGATATTGTGGTTCCGTCGGGTGGCCGCGGCAACACGAAACGTTCCCAAGAAGGTGACGAAGAGACGCCGGGCGACCGTGTCCGGGTCGAGCTGCGTCAGGACGATACAGCAGATCCGTTGGGCGGATTGGCAGCCGATGAACAAATAATTGAAGATGACGACGAAGCTGATTCGGATCTGCTCAACGACTTTACGCTTGACGAATATTTTGAGCCATTCCACAATTTGAGCTTAATTGACGATGATCAGAACGCCGCTTTGGATG aTAGCACCGATGACGACCAAGTTGATCGCAAGCCTACTCGACAATTTTCTCTGACCAAAAGGAACAAGGCGCTAAGGGAGAAAGGCCTTGAGTATGTCCGTGCAAATGGTGAGAAGGTTGCTGCTAGACAGATTCGGCCACCTTGTGGCTGTCGGATGGGTTGCCAACTAAAATTCACCGACGAAATCCGTGACAGGATGCTATCCAAGCTGCTTGCACTGAAGTCATCTGgccaaaatcagtttttgaCCAGCCATATCGAGGTTACTTTTGCGGCAAAACATCGC GTCGTTAATTCGCAGCGAAAATAtacatatttgtattttttgccagCTGTCGGTGGAAGAGTAGCCGTATGCAAGATCATGTTTGCGGCAACCTTCGATCTCGGCAAGACCAAGATCAGAAATCTTGCGCTAAATGTGCTCTAA
- the LOC128092290 gene encoding uncharacterized protein LOC128092290, whose translation MKPQVVRPDVPQASVHSIKRISDGIGQLIANASADLGPQNTILELESEKAELVRTLNAQKLENNELRLRLRNNQSTMEELRNEIDKLRVENSTKVTSELGPIQEQLQMQTQAVGVMVGKKAELMGTVGNFCLQRIGRSFPAPDEIGGKKENSSSWYASGTKQE comes from the coding sequence ATGAAGCCGCAGGTTGTGCGGCCGGATGTTCCCCAGGCGAGTGTGCACAGTATAAAACGGATTTCCGACGGGATTGGCCAGTTGATTGCGAATGCCAGTGCGGATTTGGGGCCGCAGAATACGATTttggagctggagtcggagaaGGCGGAGCTGGTGAGGACGTTGAACGCGCAAAAGCTGGAGAATAACGAGTTGAGGTTGCGGTTGAGGAACAACCAGTCGACGATGGAGGAGCTGCGGAATGAGATCGATAAGCTTAGGGTGGAGAACAGCACGAAGGTGACAAGCGAGCTGGGTCCGATTCAGGAGCAGCTGCAGATGCAAACGCAGGCCGTTGGTGTGATGGTGGGGAAGAAGGCTGAGTTGATGGGGACGGTTGGCAACTTTTGTTTGCAGCGCATCGGAAGGAGTTTTCCTGCTCCTGATGAGATCGGTGGCAAAAAAGAAAATAGCTCCAGCTGGTATGCGAGCGGAACTAAACAGGAATAG
- the LOC120413483 gene encoding zinc finger protein 665-like has translation MTCVVPGCNASDQEYLVEFPQSAKLADRWQASIELGTGQKLQPRAAAEEDAESRRRLCLTHFAGDDTTSMISYQEPCCFRNWNGEPVQVSSCRLCLRIGLRAEMFPKSGKLEHVTLSNTIRAVMKVSLAPDDFLSNICERCLVKVDVLKNWARETLQQEMDFRELMNLARKETQLEADIKVETLMVEAKVEVLEEELPEVVEPREKESEPEVADDRGGSSSSSSTSPSSSSSSSDEDDKPLARLRRKRGRPAGRPARELKKRGRKPKPRTEEFGEKVKKKRGRKPGSPKPVRHDYLRNILDKKCYICELIVENNDELVAHLTEVHAGKIDYRCNECNKSFGKVTIYNRHLSCHDITVRPRKCQFCTLCFSAKESLKVHENKVHGADHVLPKKYKRKNKVYQCESCGKIFLTDSLLKQHDLYQHKKMPAATCKICGKTFATKANLEKHYIVHTKERPYKCDKCENTYKTSTALTKHTLMHERVLPYECRYCEERFLTQALYDKHRFLNHKNQQPKFRPQNAITRSIPCALCSDVFSRSTDLQKHINDAHSDRQYPYISCPQCPQQFLQEQTLTAHMNIHTDLFACEICHKPHSSAAQLRDHMESHNPSQPWQCTICLKRFSLQSNFSRHRLIHQDDKRFKCDLCDKGFSQKGQLMNHRRTHTGERPFTCPICGKAFGDQPTFYKHRKRCMEKEGIGEERAESMVVNHDQEGGAIGGGSVGVGGDGCEY, from the exons ATGACCTGCGTAGTGCCCGGCTGCAACGCCAGCGACCAGGAGTACCTGGTGGAGTTCCCCCAGTCGGCCAAACTTGCCGACCGATGGCAGGCGTCCATCGAGCTGGGCACCGGCCAGAAACTTCaacccagagcagcagcagaggAGGACGCGGAATCCCGGAGACGACTCTGTTTGACCCACTTTGCCGGCGATGACACCACCAGTATGATCAGCTATCAGGAGCCGTGCTGCTTTCGGAATTG GAACGGCGAACCGGTGCAAGTGTCCAGCTGTCGGCTGTGTTTGCGGATTGGTCTGCGGGCGGAGATGTTTCCCAAGTCGGGCAAGCTGGAGCACGTCACGCTGAGCAACACGATCCGGGCGGTGATGAAGGTTTCGCTGGCCCCGGACGACTTTCTGTCCAACATTTGCGAGCGGTGCCTGGTCAAGGTGGACGTGCTGAAGAACTGGGCCCGGGAAACGCTGCAGCAGGAGATGGACTTTCGGGAGTTGATGAATTTGGCTCGGAAGGAGACGCAGCTGGAGGCGGACATAAAGGTGGAAACGCTGATGGTGGAGGCGAAGGTGGAGGTGCTGGAGGAGGAGCTGCCGGAGGTGGTGGAACCGAGGGAGaaggagtcggagccggaggtGGCGGACGATCGAGGAgggtcgtcatcgtcgtcgtcgacgtcgcCGTCTTCGTCGTCTTCTTCGTCCGATGAGGATGATAAGCCGTTGGCGAGACTGCGTCGCAAGCGGGGACGTCCCGCGGGAAGACCTGCTAGGGAGTTGAAGAAGCGCGGTCGGAAACCGAAACCGAGAACGGAGGAGTTTGGGGAAAAGGTGAAGAAGAAACGTGGTCGGAAGCCGGGATCGCCGAAGCCGGTGCGTCACGATTATCTGAGGAACATTCTGGACAAGAAGTGCTACATTTGTGAGTTGATTGTTGAGAATAACGACGAGCTGGTGGCACATTTGACGGAAGTCCACGCGGGAAAGATCGACTACCGCTGCAACGAGTGCAACAAGTCGTTCGGCAAGGTCACGATCTACAATCGGCATTTGAGTTGCCACGACATCACGGTGCGACCTCGAAAGTGCCAGTTCTGTACGCTCTGCTTTAGCGCCAAGGAAAGCTTGAAAGTTCACGAGAATAAGGTTCACGGAGCGGATCACGTGCTTCCGAAGAAGTACAAGCGCAAGAACAAGGTCTACCAGTGTGAATCGTGCGGAAAGATCTTCCTAACCGACTCCCTGCTGAAGCAGCATGACTTGTATCAGCACAAAAAGATGCCAGCGGCGACGTGCAAGATTTGCGGGAAAACTTTCGCCACCAAAGCGAATCTTGAAAAGCATTACATCGTACATACGAAGGAACGTCCTTACAAGTGTGACAAGTGTGAAAATACGTACAAAACTTCAACGGCCCTAACGAAACACACCCTAATGCACGAGCGCGTCCTTCCGTACGAGTGTCGCTACTGCGAAGAACGCTTCCTAACCCAGGCTCTTTACGACAAGCATCGCTTCCTGAACCACAAGAACCAACAGCCTAAGTTCCGCCCGCAAAACGCCATCACGCGGTCAATCCCCTGCGCGCTCTGCTCCGACGTCTTCAGCCGTTCAACCGACCTCCAGAAGCACATCAACGACGCCCACTCGGACCGCCAGTACCCATACATCAGCTGTCCCCAGTGCCCCCAGCAGTTCCTCCAGGAACAAACCCTCACAGCCCACATGAACATCCACACGGACCTGTTTGCGTGCGAGATTTGCCACAAGCCGCACTCGTCCGCTGCCCAGCTCCGCGACCACATGGAGTCGCACAACCCGTCCCAGCCGTGGCAGTGCACCATCTGTCTGAAACGGTTCAGCCTGCAGTCGAACTTTTCGCGCCATCGCCTCATCCACCAGGACGACAAGCGCTTCAAGTGTGACCTGTGCGACAAGGGATTCTCGCAAAAGG GCCAGTTGATGAACCATCGGCGCACCCACACAGGGGAACGTCCGTTTACGTGCCCAATCTGCGGGAAAGCGTTCGGGGATCAACCGACGTTCTACAAGCACCGCAAGCGTTGCATGGAAAAGGAGGGCATCGGTGAGGAACGGGCGGAAAGCATGGTGGTAAACCATGATCAGGAGGGTGGGGCCATTGGCGGTGGAAGCGTTGGAGTTGGTGGCGATGGGTGCGAGTATTGA
- the LOC120413458 gene encoding eukaryotic translation initiation factor eIF1: protein MSIQNLNTFDPFADAIKGADDDVQDGLVHIRIQQRNGRKTLTTVQGLSAEYDLKKIVRACKKEFACNGTVIEHPEYGEVLQLQGDQRENICQWLTKSGLAKPDQLKVHGF, encoded by the exons aTGTCCATCCAGAATCTAAATACATTCG ACCCATTTGCGGATGCAATAAAGGGTGCTGATGATGATGTACAAGACGGACTCGTGCACATAAGAATCCAGCAGAGGAATGGTCGCAAAACACTAACCACCGTGCAGGGTCTGTCGGCGGAGTACGATCTGAAGAAGATCGTGCGAGCATGTAAGAAG GAATTTGCGTGCAATGGCACTGTGATCGAGCACCCCGAGTACGGTGAGGTTCTGCAGCTGCAGGGCGACCAGCGGGAAAACATTTGCCAGTGGCTGACCAAGTCGGGCCTGGCGAAGCCGGACCAGCTCAAGGTGCACGGTTTCTAA